One window from the genome of Rhodococcus sp. ABRD24 encodes:
- the fadD32 gene encoding long-chain-fatty-acid--AMP ligase FadD32 produces the protein MNALFDDYLDEQGHIRLTPGHTLVDYVDEHTRNNAGDLAYRYIDYSRERDGEAHELTWGQFGLRLRAVAARLQQVTEPGDRVAILAPQGLDYVISFFAAIHAGRIAVPLFDPDEPGHTDRLHAVLGDCEPAAILTATSSAAGVRQFFRALPAAKRPRIIAVDAIPDSVGETWVRPDVGLDDIAYLQYTSGSTRVPAGVEITHRAVGTNVLQMVDSLELTEHSRGVTWLPLYHDMGLLTVIVPALGGQYITIMSPRAFVQRPYRWIKELAAVTDGAGTFAAAPNFAFEHAAVRGLPKEGESLDLSNVIGLINGSEPVTVSSMRKFNEAFAPYGLPKTAIKPSYGMAEATLFVSTTKHSDEAKVIYVDRDALNGGRMVRVDQDAPGAVAQVACGHVSRSQWAAIVDPETSTECAEGHVGEIWLHGDNIGQGYWGREQETAETFHNKLLNRLPENSEAEGAPDDGNWLRTGDYGVYVDGELYITGRVKDLVIVDGRNHYPQDLEYSAQEASPALRPGFIAAFAVPANQLPTVVFENSHSGLQFDQDDASEQLVIVAERAPGAGKADPQPIADTVRAAISSRHGVTARDVLLVPAGSIPRTSSGKLARRACKASYIEGTLRGGHAQTAFPDSVSD, from the coding sequence ATGAACGCATTGTTCGACGACTACCTCGACGAACAGGGCCATATCCGGCTCACACCGGGGCACACGCTGGTGGACTATGTCGACGAGCACACACGCAACAACGCGGGAGATCTGGCATATCGCTACATCGACTACTCGCGTGAGCGTGACGGTGAGGCCCACGAGCTGACCTGGGGCCAGTTCGGGTTGCGTCTGCGTGCGGTCGCTGCTCGCCTGCAGCAGGTGACCGAGCCCGGCGACCGGGTGGCGATTCTCGCCCCACAGGGCCTCGACTACGTCATTTCCTTCTTTGCTGCGATCCACGCCGGAAGGATCGCGGTTCCGCTGTTCGATCCGGACGAGCCTGGTCACACCGACCGTCTGCACGCGGTTCTCGGCGACTGCGAGCCTGCCGCGATCCTCACCGCGACGTCCTCGGCCGCGGGTGTTCGTCAGTTCTTCCGGGCACTGCCTGCGGCGAAGCGGCCGCGCATCATTGCGGTCGACGCGATCCCGGACAGCGTCGGCGAGACCTGGGTCCGTCCGGACGTCGGCCTCGACGACATCGCGTATCTGCAGTACACCTCCGGCTCGACTCGTGTTCCGGCCGGAGTGGAGATCACCCATCGCGCGGTGGGCACCAACGTTCTGCAGATGGTCGATTCGCTCGAACTCACCGAGCACTCGCGCGGTGTCACATGGCTGCCGCTGTACCACGACATGGGCCTGCTGACAGTGATCGTGCCCGCGCTCGGCGGACAGTACATCACGATCATGAGCCCGCGGGCGTTCGTACAGCGTCCGTACCGCTGGATCAAGGAACTTGCGGCCGTCACCGACGGTGCGGGCACCTTCGCGGCAGCTCCCAACTTCGCCTTCGAGCACGCTGCCGTGCGCGGCCTGCCGAAGGAGGGCGAGTCCCTCGACCTGAGCAATGTGATCGGCCTGATCAACGGCTCCGAGCCGGTGACGGTGTCGTCGATGCGCAAGTTCAACGAGGCGTTTGCCCCGTACGGACTGCCCAAGACCGCGATCAAGCCGTCGTACGGCATGGCCGAGGCGACCCTGTTCGTCTCGACCACCAAGCACAGCGATGAGGCCAAGGTCATCTATGTCGACCGTGACGCGCTCAACGGCGGTCGCATGGTTCGCGTCGATCAGGATGCGCCCGGTGCGGTCGCGCAGGTTGCGTGTGGCCACGTTTCGCGCAGCCAGTGGGCGGCGATCGTCGACCCCGAGACCTCCACCGAGTGCGCCGAGGGCCATGTCGGCGAGATCTGGCTGCACGGTGACAACATCGGTCAGGGCTATTGGGGCCGTGAGCAGGAGACCGCCGAGACCTTCCACAACAAGCTGCTGAATCGTCTGCCGGAGAACAGCGAGGCCGAAGGCGCGCCGGACGACGGCAACTGGTTGCGCACGGGCGACTACGGCGTCTATGTCGACGGCGAGCTGTACATCACGGGTCGGGTCAAGGACCTGGTGATCGTCGACGGTCGCAACCACTACCCGCAGGATCTCGAGTACTCGGCGCAGGAGGCCAGCCCGGCGCTGCGTCCCGGCTTCATCGCTGCGTTCGCGGTTCCCGCGAACCAGCTGCCGACCGTTGTGTTCGAGAACTCCCACTCGGGTCTGCAGTTCGACCAGGACGATGCGTCGGAGCAGTTGGTGATCGTCGCCGAGCGGGCGCCGGGCGCCGGCAAGGCTGATCCGCAGCCGATCGCGGATACCGTGCGCGCCGCCATCTCGTCCCGCCACGGTGTCACCGCGCGCGATGTGCTGCTGGTGCCGGCCGGGTCGATTCCACGTACGTCGAGCGGAAAGCTGGCGCGTCGTGCCTGCAAGGCGAGCTACATCGAGGGAACGCTGCGTGGCGGTCACGCCCAGACCGCTTTCCCCGATAGCGTTTCCGACTAG
- a CDS encoding LLM class F420-dependent oxidoreductase yields the protein MSSTDNSDPRVPRKFRFAAGGEGNAEEGGARRFIKLAQQAEELGYDSFMIPDHLGNQVGPIAALGALAVATDKIRLGTAVLANGFRHPAVLAKDAATIDVLSGGRLELGIGAGWMKEEFDKGGIEYERPGVRIAKLEESLQILDTLLRGQECNFEGKHYQIRGLKGSPRPRQGPRPPIAVGGGGPKMLALAAKYADVISVATPTSADGRLLLSGITMEKTIERVERIREAAGTRFDDIELNWTITMILVTDDREQAAEMALAALDQGFPPNIEVDARLSVEEILNSPYLAIGSHEEIADQIRNVREKTSMSYVGVFPTQMEAFAPVIPLLRDE from the coding sequence ATGAGTTCCACCGACAACTCGGATCCCCGAGTGCCGCGTAAGTTCCGGTTCGCGGCCGGTGGCGAAGGTAACGCCGAAGAGGGCGGTGCCCGTCGATTCATCAAGCTGGCGCAGCAGGCGGAGGAGCTGGGATACGACAGCTTCATGATTCCCGATCATCTCGGCAACCAGGTCGGTCCCATTGCGGCGCTCGGTGCGCTCGCGGTCGCCACCGACAAGATTCGGCTCGGGACTGCCGTCCTCGCGAACGGCTTCCGGCATCCGGCCGTCCTCGCGAAGGACGCAGCAACCATCGATGTGCTGTCGGGTGGGCGTCTCGAGCTCGGTATCGGTGCCGGCTGGATGAAGGAAGAGTTCGACAAGGGCGGCATCGAGTACGAGCGCCCGGGAGTCCGGATCGCGAAACTCGAAGAATCGCTGCAGATCCTGGACACGCTGCTGCGTGGTCAGGAATGCAACTTCGAGGGCAAGCATTATCAGATCCGCGGACTCAAGGGCAGCCCGCGTCCGCGGCAGGGTCCGCGGCCCCCGATCGCCGTCGGTGGCGGTGGCCCGAAGATGCTGGCGTTGGCGGCAAAGTATGCCGATGTGATCTCGGTCGCGACCCCGACGAGCGCGGACGGTCGCCTGCTGCTGTCGGGAATCACGATGGAGAAGACCATCGAGCGTGTCGAGCGGATCCGGGAAGCCGCGGGAACCCGGTTCGATGACATCGAACTCAACTGGACCATCACGATGATCCTCGTCACTGACGACCGTGAGCAGGCGGCCGAGATGGCGTTGGCGGCGCTCGACCAGGGTTTCCCACCGAACATCGAGGTGGACGCCAGGCTTTCGGTCGAGGAGATCTTGAACTCGCCCTACCTCGCGATCGGGTCCCACGAGGAGATCGCGGACCAGATCCGTAACGTGCGGGAGAAGACGTCGATGTCATATGTGGGCGTCTTCCCGACCCAGATGGAAGCTTTTGCGCCGGTGATCCCGCTGCTCCGAGACGAGTAA
- the pks13 gene encoding polyketide synthase Pks13 (Pks13 is a key enzyme in mycolic acid biosynthesis.) produces MTVAQLREWLRNWIAEATGQPASAISDDRPLEEFGLSSRDAVALSGEIEDLVGVTLSATVVYQHPTIASLAMRIIEGEPDLPADGEDAAYYRGGFPAGQSHDIAIVGMASRFPGTGHTPQEMWKLLIEGRDAVTDLPEGRWSEFTADPVVAAAVENAATKGGYLDDVQGFDAEFFAMSPLEVQNVDPQQRLALELTWEALEHAHIPANQLKGREVGVFLGSSANDYQLIAVSDPASAHPYALTGTSTAIVANRVSYFYDFRGPSIALDTACSSSLVAVHQAVRSLRSGESEIALAGGVNMLLAPPATLGFDEGGVLTADGKIKAFSSDANGIVRAEGGGVVVLKRLEDAERDGDDILAVIAGTAVNQDGRSNGLLAPNPDAQADCLRHAYRDAGIVPSDVDYIEAHGTGTILGDPIEADALGRVVGRGRDEDKPALLGSAKTNFGHLEAAAGAAGLIKVVLALREDVIPASLNYAGPNPYIQFDKAHLRVIPEPTAWPRYSGKAVAGVSGFGFGGTNAHVVVREYVKVAEQAAPAEFEIDLDHENTTIEAEAERMLAEAAESVGLDDAVQVAETAVVLPVSASMPSRRRRAAEDLANWLETEEGSRTPLADVARTLAKRNHGRSRAVVIAKDRAEAISGLRAVAAGKPGPGVLSADGPAAKGPVWVFSGFGSQHRKMAKQLYLENPVFAAAVDEVDALIEDEAGYSMKEKFLDDSVDYDVETSQVGIFTIQVGLARLLRHHGAEPTALVGHSMGEAAAAYVSGGLSLEDAVRVICSRSRLMGEAEGLLEGDDIRLMALVEYSADEIETVLPDFPNLEVCVYAAPTHTVIGGPESEVNAIVARAEAEEKMARVLQTKGASHTSQVDPLLGELAAELAGIEPHKLQVGQYSSVDQDTFYRAGHSPIHPVEYWTKGLRHSVYFTNAVKAAVDAGHTTFVELAPNPVTLMSVAATAWAAGVADTQLIQTLKRKEDEPLGVLTALAQLYVYGHKVDLPSLLPTGDYADLPRTAFLRKRHWIDARVSSSGNGRIPGSHVALPDGRHAWEVQASAVSDLNALVTAAASQVLADVVLTGAVAHGDVPSTGTVTTTLVPHLGGASIQVHGKGQASGDSNGLGFVLLLDAVVSSGEALPEPVIAVASAATVSDEVQDEVVETFGDRWDPESSQTLENRLTIIVAESMGYSPEDLPAEIPLVELGLDSLMAVRIKNRVEYEFDIPQLQLATVKDASMQDVAKYLHYAVENREEVAALAAQQQAEKDAGETVSAAAPEISESAEIEDVAVGSGDADVPPRDAAERLTFATWAVVTGKSAKSIFATLPILDDESAEKLAARLTERSGGEITVDDVFDAETIEQLAETVRQHLEDGLKIDGLVRTLRPRAEGSNAVPVFVFHPAGGSTVAYEPLLKRLPADTPMFGLERVEGPIDERAAAYVPLLREIQGDGPYVLAGWSLGGVLAYAVARLLREQGADVRIVGLIDTVMAGEKVENTPDEIRARWQRYAEFAKKTYGVDAPLPFDQLAAAGSDEEQIGILMDLLRLSGAKIPGGIIEHQRTSWLDNRAIQTADPQQYDGDVVLYMADRYHEDAINLEPSFGTRRPDGGWGDVAKNLEVVHIGGDHIQIVDEPYISKVGADLSNKLAEIEKRSN; encoded by the coding sequence ATGACGGTCGCGCAGCTGCGCGAATGGCTGCGCAACTGGATCGCAGAGGCCACCGGGCAACCGGCCTCGGCGATCTCCGACGATCGGCCGCTGGAAGAGTTCGGGCTCTCCTCCCGTGACGCGGTCGCTCTCTCGGGTGAGATCGAAGATCTCGTGGGCGTCACCCTGTCGGCCACGGTCGTGTACCAGCATCCGACCATCGCCTCGCTGGCCATGCGCATCATCGAGGGCGAACCGGATCTGCCTGCGGACGGCGAGGACGCCGCGTACTACCGAGGTGGCTTCCCGGCCGGACAGTCCCACGACATCGCGATCGTCGGTATGGCATCGCGATTCCCGGGCACCGGGCACACCCCGCAGGAAATGTGGAAGCTGCTGATCGAGGGCCGTGATGCGGTCACCGATCTGCCCGAGGGCCGCTGGTCCGAGTTCACCGCCGACCCGGTGGTGGCGGCTGCCGTCGAGAATGCTGCCACCAAGGGTGGCTATCTCGACGATGTGCAGGGCTTCGACGCAGAGTTCTTCGCGATGTCGCCGCTCGAGGTCCAGAACGTCGATCCGCAGCAGCGGCTCGCGCTGGAGCTGACGTGGGAGGCACTCGAGCACGCCCACATCCCCGCAAACCAGCTCAAAGGCCGCGAGGTCGGTGTCTTCCTGGGTTCGTCGGCCAACGACTACCAGCTGATTGCTGTGAGTGATCCGGCGTCGGCGCACCCGTACGCGCTGACCGGTACGTCGACCGCCATCGTCGCGAACCGAGTCTCGTACTTCTACGACTTCCGCGGCCCGTCCATCGCTCTCGACACGGCGTGCTCGTCGTCGCTGGTCGCGGTGCACCAGGCGGTGCGGAGCCTGCGGTCCGGAGAGTCCGAGATCGCGCTGGCCGGTGGCGTGAACATGCTGCTCGCGCCGCCCGCGACGCTCGGCTTCGATGAGGGCGGCGTCCTCACCGCCGACGGCAAGATCAAGGCATTCTCGTCCGACGCGAACGGCATTGTCCGCGCCGAGGGCGGTGGTGTCGTCGTACTCAAGCGTCTCGAGGACGCCGAGCGCGACGGTGACGACATCCTCGCGGTCATCGCGGGTACCGCTGTCAACCAGGACGGTCGGTCCAACGGACTGCTCGCGCCCAACCCGGACGCGCAGGCCGACTGCCTGCGGCATGCCTACCGCGACGCGGGCATCGTCCCGTCGGATGTCGACTACATCGAGGCGCACGGCACCGGCACGATCCTGGGCGACCCGATCGAGGCGGACGCGCTCGGACGCGTCGTCGGCCGCGGCCGCGACGAGGACAAGCCAGCTCTGCTCGGCTCGGCGAAGACCAACTTCGGTCACCTCGAGGCCGCCGCGGGCGCCGCGGGCCTGATCAAGGTCGTGCTGGCGCTGCGGGAGGATGTCATCCCGGCGTCGCTCAACTACGCGGGCCCCAACCCGTACATCCAGTTCGACAAGGCGCATTTGCGGGTGATCCCGGAGCCGACGGCGTGGCCGCGCTACAGCGGCAAGGCCGTTGCGGGCGTGTCCGGTTTCGGGTTCGGTGGCACCAATGCGCACGTCGTGGTGCGCGAGTACGTCAAGGTTGCGGAGCAGGCTGCCCCGGCCGAGTTCGAGATCGACCTGGACCACGAGAACACCACCATCGAGGCCGAGGCCGAGCGGATGCTCGCCGAGGCTGCCGAATCGGTGGGTCTCGACGATGCCGTGCAGGTTGCCGAGACCGCGGTGGTGCTGCCGGTGTCGGCATCGATGCCGTCGCGCCGTCGCCGTGCCGCCGAGGACCTCGCGAACTGGCTCGAGACGGAGGAGGGCAGCCGTACTCCGCTCGCCGACGTCGCGCGCACGCTCGCCAAGCGCAACCACGGCCGCTCCCGTGCCGTCGTCATCGCGAAGGATCGTGCCGAAGCCATCTCGGGCCTGCGTGCCGTCGCCGCCGGCAAGCCCGGCCCAGGCGTGTTGTCCGCGGACGGACCGGCCGCGAAGGGCCCGGTCTGGGTGTTCTCGGGCTTCGGTTCGCAGCACCGCAAGATGGCCAAGCAGTTGTATCTCGAGAACCCGGTCTTCGCGGCGGCGGTCGACGAGGTCGACGCGCTGATCGAGGACGAGGCCGGCTACTCCATGAAGGAGAAGTTCCTCGACGATTCGGTCGACTACGACGTCGAGACCTCGCAGGTCGGCATCTTCACGATCCAGGTCGGTCTGGCACGGCTGCTCCGTCATCACGGCGCCGAGCCGACCGCGCTCGTCGGTCACTCGATGGGCGAGGCTGCGGCCGCGTACGTTTCGGGTGGGCTGTCGCTCGAGGACGCCGTCCGCGTCATCTGCTCCCGCTCGCGCCTGATGGGCGAGGCCGAGGGATTGCTCGAGGGCGACGACATCCGCCTGATGGCGCTCGTCGAGTACTCGGCCGACGAGATCGAGACGGTCCTGCCGGACTTCCCGAACCTCGAGGTCTGCGTCTACGCGGCACCCACGCACACCGTCATCGGTGGCCCCGAGTCCGAGGTGAACGCGATCGTCGCGCGCGCCGAGGCCGAGGAGAAGATGGCCCGAGTCCTGCAGACCAAGGGCGCCAGCCACACCTCGCAGGTCGATCCGCTGCTCGGCGAGCTGGCGGCCGAGCTGGCCGGTATCGAGCCGCACAAGCTCCAGGTCGGGCAGTACTCGTCGGTGGACCAGGACACCTTCTACCGCGCGGGTCACAGCCCGATTCATCCGGTCGAGTACTGGACCAAGGGTCTGCGGCACAGCGTCTACTTCACCAACGCCGTCAAGGCGGCAGTCGACGCCGGGCACACCACGTTCGTGGAGCTCGCGCCCAATCCGGTGACTCTGATGTCCGTCGCGGCCACCGCGTGGGCCGCTGGTGTCGCAGACACTCAGCTGATCCAGACGCTCAAGCGCAAGGAGGACGAGCCACTCGGCGTGCTCACCGCCCTTGCACAGCTCTACGTCTACGGACACAAGGTTGATCTGCCGTCGTTGCTGCCCACCGGTGACTACGCCGACCTGCCGCGCACCGCATTCCTGCGCAAGCGGCATTGGATCGACGCGCGTGTCTCGTCGAGCGGCAACGGCCGGATCCCGGGCTCGCATGTTGCGCTGCCGGACGGCCGCCACGCCTGGGAGGTGCAGGCGTCCGCAGTCTCGGACCTGAATGCGCTCGTCACCGCCGCCGCGTCGCAGGTGCTCGCGGACGTCGTCCTCACCGGTGCTGTTGCGCACGGGGACGTCCCGTCCACCGGCACCGTCACCACGACACTCGTGCCGCACCTCGGCGGTGCCTCCATACAGGTGCACGGCAAGGGCCAGGCGAGTGGGGATTCCAACGGGCTCGGCTTCGTGCTGCTGCTCGACGCCGTCGTATCGTCGGGTGAGGCGCTGCCGGAGCCCGTCATCGCGGTGGCCTCCGCGGCCACCGTGTCGGACGAGGTCCAGGACGAGGTCGTCGAAACCTTCGGTGACCGTTGGGATCCCGAGAGCTCGCAGACGCTCGAGAACCGGCTGACGATCATCGTCGCGGAGTCGATGGGCTACTCGCCCGAGGACCTGCCGGCGGAGATCCCGCTGGTCGAGCTTGGCCTGGACTCGCTGATGGCGGTGCGGATCAAGAACCGGGTCGAGTACGAGTTCGACATCCCGCAGTTGCAGCTGGCGACCGTCAAGGACGCGAGCATGCAGGACGTCGCGAAGTACCTGCACTACGCGGTCGAGAACCGCGAGGAGGTTGCGGCCCTGGCCGCACAGCAGCAGGCGGAGAAGGACGCCGGGGAGACCGTTTCGGCGGCGGCCCCGGAGATTTCGGAGTCTGCCGAGATCGAGGATGTGGCTGTCGGGTCCGGCGATGCCGATGTGCCGCCGCGTGATGCGGCCGAGCGTCTGACGTTCGCGACGTGGGCGGTGGTCACCGGCAAGTCCGCGAAGAGCATCTTCGCGACTCTGCCGATCCTGGACGACGAATCTGCCGAGAAGTTGGCGGCCCGTCTGACCGAGCGGTCCGGCGGCGAGATCACCGTCGACGATGTCTTCGACGCCGAGACCATCGAGCAGTTGGCCGAGACGGTGCGTCAGCATCTCGAGGACGGTTTGAAGATCGACGGTCTGGTTCGCACGCTGCGTCCTCGCGCCGAGGGCTCGAATGCGGTGCCGGTGTTCGTGTTCCACCCTGCCGGTGGTTCGACGGTGGCGTACGAGCCGCTGCTCAAGCGGTTGCCGGCGGACACCCCGATGTTCGGCCTCGAACGGGTCGAGGGTCCGATCGATGAGCGTGCCGCGGCCTATGTGCCGCTGCTGCGCGAGATCCAGGGCGACGGCCCGTACGTGCTGGCCGGCTGGTCGCTCGGCGGCGTGCTCGCCTACGCGGTCGCCCGCCTGTTGCGAGAGCAGGGTGCCGATGTCCGCATCGTCGGGCTGATCGACACTGTCATGGCCGGCGAGAAGGTCGAGAACACTCCGGACGAGATCCGGGCCCGCTGGCAGCGTTACGCCGAGTTCGCGAAGAAGACGTACGGCGTTGACGCACCGCTGCCCTTCGATCAGCTGGCCGCGGCGGGCAGTGACGAGGAGCAGATCGGGATCCTGATGGACCTGCTGCGACTGAGCGGCGCAAAGATCCCCGGCGGCATCATCGAGCACCAGCGCACGTCGTGGCTCGACAATCGGGCCATCCAGACTGCGGACCCGCAGCAATACGACGGCGACGTCGTGCTGTACATGGCGGACAGATATCACGAGGACGCGATCAACCTCGAGCCCTCGTTCGGGACGCGTCGGCCCGATGGCGGCTGGGGTGACGTGGCGAAGAACCTGGAGGTCGTCCACATCGGTGGCGACCACATCCAGATCGTCGACGAGCCCTACATCTCCAAGGTCGGGGCGGACCTGTCGAACAAGCTGGCCGAGATCGAGAAGCGGAGCAACTGA
- a CDS encoding acyl-CoA carboxylase subunit beta — protein MSTTTAEKLAELHEKLELSKAPGNPKAIQKRKDKGLPTPRERIDMLLDPGTFVEMGQLARQPGDISNPYGDGVVTGHGLVDGRPVAVFAHDQTVFGGAAGEIFGRKVAAVNDFAIKIGCPVVGINESAGARIQDAVTSLAWYAEMGRRQEPLSGMCPQISIILGKCAGGAVYAPINTDLVIATEESYMFVTGPDVIKSVTGEDVSLDELGGARNQAEYGNIHHVAADEKAAFEYARQYLSYMPSSCTEKPPIINPGLEPEITEDDLSLDTFMPDADNAGYDMHDILLRIFDDGEFLEVRSQSAHNIITGYARVDGHPVGVVANQPMHLSGALDAAASDKAAHFVRVCNAYDIPLVFVVDTPGFLVGVEQEKVGVIKRGGRFLFSYVEASVPKVTVVVRKSYGGGYAVMGSKQLGADVNFAWPTARIAVMGAEGAVNIIGRRQLEAAGDNAPAVRAQLINFYNEHVATPYIAAERGYVDAVIEPSTTRLEIRKALTLLRGKTVFKNPRKHHLLPF, from the coding sequence GTGAGCACCACCACCGCAGAAAAGCTTGCGGAACTGCACGAAAAGCTCGAGCTGTCGAAGGCCCCGGGTAACCCCAAAGCGATCCAGAAGCGCAAGGACAAGGGCCTGCCGACGCCGCGCGAGCGGATCGACATGCTCCTCGATCCGGGCACGTTCGTCGAGATGGGCCAGCTGGCCCGCCAGCCCGGCGACATCTCCAACCCTTACGGTGACGGCGTTGTCACCGGCCACGGCCTGGTCGACGGCCGGCCGGTTGCGGTGTTCGCGCACGACCAGACCGTTTTCGGCGGTGCCGCAGGCGAGATCTTCGGACGTAAGGTCGCCGCCGTCAACGACTTTGCCATCAAGATCGGCTGCCCTGTCGTCGGCATCAACGAGTCCGCAGGTGCGCGCATTCAGGACGCGGTGACCTCGCTCGCGTGGTACGCCGAGATGGGTCGGCGCCAGGAGCCGCTGTCGGGTATGTGCCCGCAGATCTCGATCATCCTCGGCAAATGCGCGGGCGGCGCGGTGTATGCGCCGATCAACACCGATCTGGTGATCGCGACCGAAGAGTCGTACATGTTCGTCACCGGCCCGGATGTCATCAAGTCGGTCACCGGCGAGGACGTCAGCCTCGACGAGCTGGGCGGCGCCCGCAACCAGGCCGAGTACGGCAACATCCATCACGTCGCGGCCGACGAGAAGGCCGCGTTCGAGTACGCGCGCCAGTACCTGAGCTATATGCCGTCGAGCTGCACCGAGAAGCCCCCGATCATCAATCCGGGTCTCGAGCCGGAGATCACGGAGGACGATCTTTCGCTCGACACGTTCATGCCGGATGCCGACAACGCCGGCTACGACATGCACGACATCCTGCTCAGGATCTTCGACGACGGTGAGTTCCTCGAGGTCCGCAGCCAGTCCGCGCACAACATCATCACCGGGTATGCACGGGTCGACGGCCACCCGGTCGGCGTGGTCGCGAACCAGCCGATGCATCTCTCGGGTGCGCTGGACGCCGCGGCGTCGGACAAGGCCGCCCACTTCGTGCGGGTCTGCAACGCGTACGACATTCCGCTGGTGTTCGTCGTCGACACCCCCGGTTTCCTGGTCGGCGTGGAGCAGGAGAAGGTCGGCGTGATCAAGCGCGGCGGCCGCTTCCTGTTCTCGTACGTCGAGGCCAGCGTCCCCAAGGTGACCGTGGTGGTCCGTAAGTCGTACGGCGGTGGCTACGCGGTGATGGGCTCCAAGCAGCTCGGTGCCGATGTCAACTTCGCATGGCCCACCGCCCGTATCGCGGTGATGGGTGCCGAGGGCGCCGTCAACATCATCGGCCGCCGTCAGCTCGAAGCTGCCGGCGACAACGCTCCCGCGGTCCGGGCGCAGCTGATCAACTTCTACAACGAGCATGTCGCGACGCCGTACATCGCGGCCGAGCGCGGCTACGTCGACGCGGTCATCGAGCCGTCGACCACCCGACTCGAGATCCGCAAGGCGCTCACACTGCTCCGTGGCAAGACGGTCTTCAAGAACCCGCGCAAGCACCACCTGCTCCCGTTCTGA